From Rutidosis leptorrhynchoides isolate AG116_Rl617_1_P2 chromosome 3, CSIRO_AGI_Rlap_v1, whole genome shotgun sequence, a single genomic window includes:
- the LOC139900617 gene encoding receptor protein kinase TMK1-like, with protein sequence MSRPHMGFKIRTNFHLIIITLSLTNVHSQSSSNDITVMQALKDNLDSLTLNWSDPNPCNWDQIRCSNDNRVTVIQIGNQNLKGSLPETLNNLTHLQVLEFQHNQLSGSLPSLSGLTQLETLMINNNNFTTIPTDFFDGMSSLQTVYLDFNDFNSWSIPDSLQNASKLQTFSATSTNLAGEIPDFFGDDDIFSGLITLRLALNDLEGELPESFSGSLIHSLWLNGQKSSHKLNGSVSVLKNMTQLTEVWLHGNMFSGSLPDFSSLNQLEDLSLRDNSLTGPVPTSLVGLNSLKVVNLTKNMFQGPMPKFNDNVVVDMVEIDSFCLQTPGIECDSRVNLLLSVVESMGYPQVFAKNWKGNNPCDLWLGITCSSNGDITVLDFRKMGLTGTISSSLASIKSLERLILADNNLTGVIPNELKVLPNLVELDVSNNQLNGKVPIFKDNVKVISDGNPDIGKDNRIITPVSPYGGGNHRTSDDSNFKVGYYVIGFCVVLFSGLIGYFIYKCRKKDFDDSDENTLAIRPRHSDDRDGVKITIGNTNVNNNNGSQDVNSHTSSGPSDIHRIEAGNMVISIHVLKNATNNFSQDNILGRGGFGTVYKGELHDGTKIAVKRMESGVMSEKGLDEFRSEISVLTKVRHRHLVALLGYCLDGNERLLVFEYMPQGTLSRFLFNWKKEDLKPLEWTNRLAIALDVARGVEYLHGLAQQSFIHRDLKPSNILLGDDMRAKVADFGLVRLAPDGKASLVTQLAGTFGYLAPEYAVTGRVTTKVDVFSFGVILMELITGRKALEDNQPEDSVHLVQWFRKMHMNKETFRKAIDPCLDDNLDEEGLASVTTVAELAGHCCAREPYQRPDMSHAVNVLSSLAELWKPSEPDDTDDVYGIDLDMPLPQVVKKWQAMDGSSGFETTQSSMNSPPTFVIGSSLTNGGR encoded by the exons ATGAGCAGACCCCATATGGGTTTCAAAATCCGTACCAATTTTCACCTTATAATCATCACTCTTTCACTCACCAATGTCCACTCACAATCCAGTTCTAATGACATTACTGTTATGCAAGCTTTAAAAGACAATCTTGATTCACTGACACTCAATTGGTCCGACCCGAATCCATGCAATTGGGATCAAATCAGATGCTCCAACGACAACCGGGTCACCGTAATTCAAATCGGTAATCAAAACCTAAAAGGGTCTCTCCCTGAAACCCTAAATAACCTCACTCATCTCCAAGTTTTGGAATTTCAACACAATCAACTTTCCGGGTCACTTCCGAGTTTGTCCGGGTTGACTCAGCTTGAAACCCTCATGATCAATAACAACAATTTTACTACTATCCCAACTGATTTCTTTGATGGTATGTCTTCATTACAAACTGTTTATTTGGATTTTAATGATTTTAATTCATGGAGTATTCCTGATAGCTTACAAAATGCATCAAAGTTGCAAACTTTTTCAGCTACATCAACTAATCTTGCTGGAGAGATTCCGGATTTTTTTGGGGATGATGATATATTTTCCGGGTTGATTACGTTGCGTTTAGCTTTGAATGATCTTGAAGGTGAGTTACCCGAATCCTTTTCGGGTTCTTTGATACATAGTTTATGGCTAAATGGACAAAAAAGTAGTCATAAGTTAAATGGTAGTGTTAGTGTCTTAAAGAATATGACACAATTGACTGAAGTTTGGCTTCATGGGAATATGTTTTCGGGTTCATTACCTGATTTTTCGAGTTTGAATCAGTTGGAAGATTTGAGTTTAAGAGATAATAGTTTAACTGGCCCTGTTCCTACATCTTTGGTAGGATTGAACTCTTTAAAAGTTGTTAACTTGACTAAAAACATGTTTCAAGGACCAATGCCAAAGTTTAATGATAATGTAGTTGTGGATATGGTTGAGATTGATAGTTTTTGTTTGCAAACTCCGGGTATTGAATGTGATTCTCGTGTTAATTTGTTGCTTTCGGTGGTGGAATCGATGGGTTATCCTCAAGTTTTTGCTAAGAATTGGAAGGGAAATAATCCATGTGATTTATGGTTGGGCATAACGTGTTCAAGTAATGGAGATATAACCGTTTTAGATTTTAGAAAAATGGGTCTTACGGGTACTATTTCATCTAGTTTGGCTTCGATTAAGTCACTTGAAAGGTTAATTCTTGCGGATAATAATCTTACGGGCGTTATACCTAATGAACTTAAAGTTTTGCCTAATCTTGTTGAATTAGATGTTTCAAACAATCAACTTAATGGTAAAGTTCCAATCTTTAAAGATAATGTTAAGGTAATTAGTGATGGTAATCCCGATATTGGCAAAGATAATCGTATTATAACGCCCGTTTCACCCTATGGTGGTGGTAATCATAGAACGAGTGACGATAGTAATTTTAAAGTGGGATATTATGTTATTGGTTTTTGTGTGGTGTTATTTTCGGGCTTGATCGGGTATTTTATATACAAATGTAGAAAGAAAGATTTTGATGATTCGGATGAAAATACATTAGCGATACGTCCACGCCATTCGGATGATCGTGATGGGGTTAAGATAACGATTGGTAACacgaatgttaataataataacggaTCGCAAGATGTAAACAGTCATACAAGTAGTGGACCTAGTGACATTCATAGAATCGAAGCAGGTAACATGGTAATTTCGATCCATGTTTTAAAAAACGCGACAAACAATTTTAGCCAAGACAATATACTCGGTAGAGGTGGATTTGGAACTGTTTACAAAGGTGAGTTACATGATGGAACAAAAATTGCAGTCAAAAGAATGGAATCAGGAGTGATGAGTGAAAAGGGGTTAGATGAATTTCGATCTGAAATATCGGTTCTAACCAAGGTTCGACATAGGCATTTAGTTGCGCTTCTTGGGTATTGTTTAGATGGGAACGAAAGGTTACTTGTTTTTGAATATATGCCTCAAGGGACACTTAGTCGGTTTTTGTTTAATTGGAAGAAGGAAGATTTGAAGCCTTTAGAATGGACTAATCGATTAGCGATTGCATTAGATGTTGCTAGAGGCGTTGAGTATCTACATGGTTTAGCGCAACAAAGTTTTATTCATCGAGATCTTAAGCCGTCTAATATCCTTCTTGGAGATGATATGCGCGCTAAAGTTGCGGATTTTGGACTTGTTCGGCTAGCCCCAGATGGTAAAGCTTCACTTGTTACACAACTGGCTGGAACTTTTGGTTATCTTGCACCTGAATATGCAG TTACGGGTCGAGTGACTACAAAGGTTGACGTGTTCAGCTTCGGGGTAATCTTAATGGAACTGATCACAGGTCGTAAAGCGCTCGAAGATAACCAACCAGAAGATAGTGTTCATCTCGTTCAATGGTTCCGAAAAATGCACATGAACAAAGAAACGTTTCGTAAAGCTATAGACCCGTGTCTTGATGACAACCTTGATGAAGAAGGTTTAGCCAGTGTGACCACAGTGGCTGAGCTAGCCGGTCACTGTTGTGCTCGTGAACCGTACCAAAGACCTGACATGAGCCATGCGGTTAATGTGTTGTCGTCTCTTGCGGAACTATGGAAACCGTCTGAACCAGACGATACTGATGACGTTTATGGGATTGATCTTGATATGCCGTTGCCTCAAGTGGTTAAGAAATGGCAAGCTATGGATGGATCGAGCGGGTTTGAAACTACGCAGTCGAGTATGAACTCACCTCCGACGTTTGTGATTGGTAGTTCGTTAACAAATGGTGGACGGTGA
- the LOC139897015 gene encoding binding partner of ACD11 1-like: protein MASTESKTETDVPPPNAPKETVNVAEVTASTEPKTETCVPPTSTEPKDETDVPPTDVPEVKQIKTVEVSSITTNVTEKDIWEFFSFSGNIHYIEIKSESETTKLAFVTFKETQGANTAVLLTGATIGELPVSVRHVENYQLPPEAPPLTQIGSPSAESVGEVAQKAEEVVSTMLAKGFVLGKDALQKAKSFDEKHKLTTNTSATVASIDRKMGLTQKFNMGTAAVNEKMKEVDERYQVTEATKSAISKAEKKANTAGSALMSNPYVNSGAVWVSGAFAAFVKAVDSVGSKTKKKVKKAEEEKEGSKTKEDEPKTNKEVQEVVEKNDGSKTELKIEAEEKDGSKTKAKAEEEIDGSKTKGKVHTDESSNKDSSVISDKPSN, encoded by the exons ATGGCTAGTACAGAATCGAAGACCGAAACAGATGTTCCTCCGCCTAATGCACCTAAGGAAACTGTCAACGTTGCTGAA GTTACGGCTAGTACAGAACCAAAGACCGAAACATGTGTTCCTCCTACTAGTACGGAACCAAAGGATGAAACGGATGTTCCTCCTACAGATGTTCCAGAAGT TAAACAGATAAAAACGGTCGAAGTGAGCAGTATCACGACCAATGTGACTGAGAAGGATATCTGGGAATTTTTCTCCTTTTCTGGAAATATCCATTACATTGAAATTAAGAG TGAAAGTGAAACAACAAAGCTGGCGTTTGTTACCTTCAAGGAAACACAGGGAGCTAATACAGCAGTTCTTTTGACA GGTGCCACAATTGGTGAATTACCAGTTTCAGTAAGACATGTTGAGAATTACCAGCTGCCTCCTGAGGCTCCTCCTCTAACACAG ATAGGCTCACCTAGTGCAGAAAGTGTGGGTGAAGTTGCACAAAAAGCTGAAGAAGTGGTAAGCACTATGCTTGCAAAGGGTTTTGTTCTGGGGAAAGATGCACTGCAAAAGGCCAAGTCATTTGACGAAAAACATAAACTGACAACCAATACCTCTGCTACTGTTGCATCCATTGACCGAAAAATGGGTTTGACCCAAAAGTTTAACATGGGAACAGCTGCTGTGAATGAAAAGATGAAAGAAGTTGATGAACGATACCAAGTGACTGAAGCAACAAAATCAGCAATTTCTAAAGCTGAGAAGAAGGCAAATACTGCAGGTTCTGCTCTCATGAGCAACCCGTATGTAAATAGTGGAGCCGTATGGGTCTCGGGTGCTTTTGCTGCGTTTGTCAAGGCTGTTGATAGTGTGGGGTCCAAGACTAAAAAGAAGGTTAAAAAGGCTGAAGAAGAAAAGGAGGGGTCAAAAACTAAAGAAGATGAGCCAAAGACTAATAAGGAAGTTCAGGAAGTTGTAGAAAAAAACGATGGGTCGAAGACTGAACTGAAAATTGAAGCTGAAGAAAAGGACGGTTCAAAGACTAAAGCGAAAGCTGAAGAGGAAATAGATGGGTCAAAGACTAAAGGCAAAGTTCATACTGATGAATCTTCGAATAAAGATTCTTCTGTGATATCTGACAAACCATCAAACTGA
- the LOC139897014 gene encoding cyclin-SDS-like, which produces MKKFRSKLPHRKHSKLSPALKHDSTSVIDSTSNLTRDVEFSCDSSSRISTNNKPAKKRSFVDGNDGGQFRRITRSYSKRMKIAAQNQIELSESSSCVDLANSSSKNVTRIGFDVLNDAKDENDVVSFDVDVVRIENSEITTRSESSVFPKISINGRDNLQYIEETDVVSVSSRLLSPRANEGQSSYTATKSEKINAYITKSETNETVNEGQSALIAPKSGKIISHINKSELSNTINDDNRENCVESKLISVDFDLTCSENLSDEDEECNYSSDACTDYNDESSEVEFSSDFVHSAWNDSGSQFSERSFGDTTPSPTFQLFLNYCQNFCKSEFCTNKSSEFKCNETSHRIVNLLRPEDEEHEESYWMLKERERRQVYLHNYTEEYCEMEEYGDLVVQQRLQMVHWMIKQSISKGLQKETLFLGVSLLDRFLSKGYFRNKRELEIAGIACLTLATRIEENQPYNSIRHNYFKVGSNKYKRSEVVAMEWLVQEVLSFQCFLPTIYNFLWYYLKAARADEDVDKTAKHLAMLALLGHEQLCYWPSTVAASLVILACLADNPQSSHQQIAWIYNGSNDKDLHNCVKALEWMSTDI; this is translated from the exons ATGAAGAAGTTCAGATCAAAGCTACCTCACCGGAAACATTCGAAATTATCTCCTGCGCTTAAACATGATTCCACTTCAGTCATTGATTCAACTTCGAACTTAACACGAGATGTTGAGTTCTCATGCGATTCGTCAAGTAGAATATCGACGAATAATAAACCGGCGAAGAAGAGAAGTTTCGTTGACGGAAATGACGGCGGTCAGTTTCGGAGGATCACGAGATCGTATAGCAAACGGATGAAAATTGCTGCACAGAATCAGATTGAGCTGTCGGAATCGTCTTCGTGTGTTGATTTAGCTAACTCGAGCTCGAAAAACGTAACTCGTATAGGATTTGATGTTTTGAACGATGCGAAAGATGAAAACGATGTCGTTTCATTTGATGTGGATGTTGTCAGAATCGAAAATTCAGAAATCACGACGCGGTCCGAGAGTTCAGTGTTTCCGAAAATCTCGATAAACGGAAGAGATAATTTGCAATATATTGAAGAAACCGACGTCGTTTCTGTTTCGTCACGGTTACTTTCTCCTCGAGCTAACGAAGGTCAATCATCTTATACTGCGACAAAATCCGAAAAAATTAATGCCTACATTACCAAGTCGGAAACTAATGAAACGGTCAACGAAGGTCAATCAGCTTTAATTGCGCCAAAATCAGGTAAAATCATTTCACACATCAATAAATCAGAACTTAGTAACACAATTAACGATGATAATCGGGAGAATTGCGTAGAGTCGAAATTGATCTCAGTTGACTTTGATTTGACTTGTTCTGAAAATTTATCGGACGAAGATGAAGAGTGTAATTATTCATCGGATGCGTGTACGGATTATAATGACGAGAGTTCTGAGGTTGAATTTTCATCTGATTTTGTGCATTCCGCGTGGAACGATTCCGGTAGTCAGTTTTCTGAACGATCATTTGGCGATACAACTCCTTCACCGACTTTCCAATTGTTCCTCAATTACTGTCAAAATTTTTGCAAATCCGAGTTTTGTACAAACAAATCTTCAGAATTCAAATGCAACGAAACTTCTCATAGAATTGTT AACTTGTTAAGACCTGAAGATGAAGAACATGAAGAAAGTTACTGGATGTTGAAAGAAAGGGAGAGGAGGCAAGTGTATCTACATAATTATACTGAAGAATACTGTGAAATGGAGGAATATGGGGATTTGGTTGTCCAGCAAAGGTTGCAGATGGTGCATTGGATGATTAAG CAATCAATTAGCAAGGGATTACAGAAGGAAACATTGTTTCTAGGTGTCAGCCTTTTGGACCGATTTCTGAGCAAAGGATACTTCAGAAACAAAAGGGAGCTTGAAATTGCTGGCATTGCTTGTCTCACCCTTGCCACAAGGATTGAAGAAAACCAGCCTTACAACAG TATTCGACATAACTACTTTAAGGTAGGAAGCAATAAATACAAAAGGTCTGAAGTAGTGGCCATGGAATGGCTGGTCCAGGAAGTACTCAGTTTCCAATGTTTTTTGCCAACCATTTACAATTTCTTATG GTATTATCTTAAAGCTGCACGAGCTGATGAAGATGTGGATAAGACGGCCAAGCATCTTGCTATGCTTGCACTACTAGGCCATGAACAGTTATGCTACTGGCCCTCAACTGTAGCTGCCAGTTTAGTGATCTTAGCATGTCTAGCAGACAACCCACAATCATCTCACCAACAAATTGCATGG ATATACAATGGGTCAAACGATAAGGATCTACATAACTGCGTAAAG GCTTTGGAGTGGATGAGTACAGATATATGA